One region of Chitinophaga varians genomic DNA includes:
- the rpoC gene encoding DNA-directed RNA polymerase subunit beta', with amino-acid sequence MAIKKENRPKSNFNSITISLASPDVILERSYGEVLKPETINYRTYKPERDGLFCERIFGPVKDYECYCGKYKRIRYKGIVCDRCGVEVTEKKVRRERMGHIRLVVPVVHIWYFKSLPNKIGYLLGMSSKKLETIVYYERYVVIQAGAKQEKGMNYGDLLTEEEYLDILDTLPKDNQLLPDEDPNKFIAKMGAEAVEMMLARIDLDSLSYQLRNQAATETSQQRKAEALKRLSVVEAFRDANSRVENRPEWMVMQYIPVVPPELRPLVPLDGGRFASSDLNDLYRRVIIRNNRLKRLIEIKAPEVILRNEKRMLQEAVDSLFDNSRKSNAVKAEGGRALKSLSDVLKGKQGRFRQNLLGKRVDYSGRSVIVVGPELKLHECGLPKDMAAELFKPFIIRKLIERGIVKTVKSAKKLVDRKEAVVWDILENVLKGHPVLLNRAPTLHRLSIQAFQPKLVEGKAIQLHPLVCSAFNADFDGDQMAVHVPLSNAAILEAQLLMLSSHNILNPQNGTPITLPSQDMVLGLYYITKGKKTQGDVVVRGEGKAFYSAEEVIIALNEDRIDLHAHIRVKTTVRTAEGNLENKLIETTVGRVLFNQFVPKEAGYVNALLTKKSLREIIGDIIKYTDIPKTAKFLDDIKQLGFRMAFRGGLSFNINDLIIPEVKQEMIDAAAGEVDEVWDNYNMGLITNNERYNQIIDIWSRVDTKVTETLIRELATDKQGFNSVYMMLDSGARGSKQQIKQLAGIRGLMAKPRKSGSTGSEIIENPVLSNFKDGLNVLEYFISTHGARKGLADTALKTADAGYLTRRLVDVAQDVVINEEDCGTLRGIATAALKDNEEVIETLYDRILGRTSLHDVFDPHTEELLVSAGEEITEDIAHRIESSAIETVEIRSVLTCESRRGVCVKCYGKNLATGYTAQRGDAVGIIAAQSIGEPGTQLTLRTFHVGGVAGSTSVESGLQAKFDGTIQFDGLRTTTYENNEGEKVQVVIGRTGELRIMDVKNDRLLVTNNIPYGSTLLVKDGQKVAKGDQICTWDPFNAVIVSEIPGNIRFDSIIEGITFREEADEQTGHREKVVIETKDKNKIPSIYVDGNKEVKSYNLPVGSHIVISEGDHVRAGQVIVKIPRIIGKLRDITGGLPRVTELFEARNPSNPAIVSEIDGVVAFGNIKRGNREIIIESREGQIKKYLVPLTRHILVQDGDFVKAGTSLSDGSTTPADILAIKGPFAVQEYLVNEIQEVYRLQGVKINDKHIEVIVRQMMRKVNIEDPGDTRFLEGDTEDRFDFFEENDMIFDKKVVTEAGESAVLKAGQIVTLRQVREENSLLRRADKKLVEFRDAQPATSSPLLQGITKASLGTRSWISAASFQETTKVLSQAAINGKIDDMTGLKENIVTGHLIPAGTGLREFENMIVGSKEEYDILASSKEVFQFDEEE; translated from the coding sequence ATGGCTATCAAAAAAGAAAATCGTCCTAAATCAAATTTTAACAGCATCACCATTAGTCTGGCTTCTCCGGATGTAATCCTGGAGCGTTCATACGGTGAGGTGCTGAAACCTGAAACCATCAACTACCGTACTTACAAGCCGGAACGTGATGGTTTGTTCTGCGAAAGAATATTCGGGCCTGTAAAGGATTACGAATGCTATTGCGGAAAATATAAACGTATCCGTTATAAAGGTATCGTATGTGACCGCTGTGGGGTGGAAGTAACGGAGAAAAAAGTACGTCGCGAAAGAATGGGCCACATCCGTCTGGTAGTGCCTGTTGTACATATATGGTATTTCAAATCGCTCCCTAACAAGATCGGTTACCTGCTGGGAATGTCTTCCAAAAAGCTGGAGACCATCGTTTACTACGAAAGATATGTAGTAATCCAGGCGGGCGCGAAACAGGAAAAAGGAATGAACTACGGTGACCTGCTCACTGAAGAAGAATACCTCGACATCCTGGACACCCTGCCTAAAGACAATCAGCTGTTGCCGGATGAAGATCCCAACAAGTTCATTGCCAAAATGGGTGCTGAAGCGGTGGAAATGATGCTGGCCCGTATTGATCTGGACAGCCTTTCCTACCAGCTGCGTAATCAGGCCGCTACTGAAACTTCCCAGCAACGTAAAGCGGAAGCGCTGAAACGTCTGAGCGTGGTGGAAGCTTTCCGTGACGCCAACAGCCGCGTAGAAAACCGTCCTGAATGGATGGTGATGCAATATATCCCTGTAGTACCGCCTGAACTGCGTCCGTTAGTGCCGCTGGATGGTGGCCGTTTTGCGTCTTCCGACCTGAACGATCTGTACCGCAGGGTGATCATTCGTAACAACCGTCTGAAACGTCTGATCGAAATTAAAGCACCGGAAGTGATCCTGCGTAACGAAAAACGTATGCTGCAGGAAGCGGTGGATTCCCTGTTCGACAACTCCCGTAAATCCAATGCGGTGAAAGCGGAAGGTGGTCGTGCGCTGAAATCCCTCTCCGATGTGCTGAAAGGTAAACAAGGCCGTTTCCGTCAGAACCTCCTCGGTAAACGTGTGGACTACTCCGGTCGTTCCGTTATCGTGGTAGGCCCTGAACTGAAACTGCATGAGTGCGGCCTGCCGAAAGATATGGCTGCCGAGCTGTTCAAACCGTTTATCATCCGTAAACTGATAGAAAGAGGCATCGTAAAAACCGTGAAATCAGCGAAAAAGCTGGTAGACCGGAAAGAAGCGGTGGTTTGGGACATCCTGGAAAACGTGCTGAAAGGTCACCCGGTATTGTTAAACCGTGCTCCGACCCTGCACCGTCTGTCTATTCAGGCATTCCAGCCTAAACTGGTGGAAGGTAAAGCGATCCAGTTGCACCCGCTCGTGTGTTCTGCGTTCAACGCCGACTTCGATGGTGACCAGATGGCGGTACACGTGCCGTTGAGCAATGCTGCTATTCTGGAAGCCCAACTGCTGATGCTGTCTTCCCACAACATCCTCAACCCGCAGAACGGTACGCCGATCACCCTGCCTTCACAGGACATGGTACTCGGTCTGTATTACATCACCAAGGGTAAGAAAACCCAGGGCGATGTGGTGGTAAGAGGTGAAGGCAAAGCTTTCTATTCTGCTGAAGAGGTGATCATTGCACTGAACGAAGACAGAATTGACCTGCACGCTCACATCCGTGTAAAAACCACGGTGAGAACTGCTGAAGGTAACCTGGAGAACAAACTCATCGAAACTACCGTAGGCCGCGTACTGTTCAACCAGTTCGTACCGAAGGAAGCAGGTTATGTAAATGCCCTGTTGACGAAGAAGTCACTGCGTGAAATCATCGGTGATATCATCAAATACACAGATATTCCAAAAACTGCCAAATTCCTGGACGACATCAAACAATTAGGTTTCCGCATGGCGTTCCGTGGTGGTCTGTCATTTAACATCAATGACCTGATCATTCCGGAAGTTAAGCAGGAAATGATTGATGCTGCTGCCGGTGAAGTGGACGAAGTTTGGGACAACTATAACATGGGTCTGATCACCAACAACGAACGTTACAACCAGATCATCGATATCTGGTCCCGCGTGGATACCAAGGTGACAGAAACCCTGATCCGTGAACTGGCAACAGACAAACAGGGCTTCAACTCTGTGTACATGATGCTTGATTCCGGTGCGCGTGGTTCCAAACAGCAGATCAAACAGCTGGCTGGTATCAGGGGTCTGATGGCCAAGCCGCGTAAGAGTGGTTCTACCGGTTCTGAGATCATCGAAAACCCGGTATTGTCCAACTTTAAGGATGGTCTGAACGTATTGGAATACTTCATCTCTACCCACGGTGCCCGTAAGGGTCTTGCGGATACGGCGTTGAAAACGGCGGATGCGGGTTACCTGACCCGTCGTCTGGTAGACGTTGCGCAGGACGTGGTGATCAACGAAGAGGATTGCGGCACCCTGCGTGGTATTGCGACCGCTGCGTTGAAAGACAACGAAGAGGTGATCGAAACACTGTACGACCGTATCCTGGGCCGTACTTCCCTGCACGACGTGTTTGATCCTCACACCGAGGAGCTGCTGGTAAGTGCCGGTGAAGAAATTACCGAGGATATTGCTCATAGAATTGAATCCAGCGCGATCGAAACCGTAGAGATCCGTTCCGTACTGACTTGCGAAAGCCGTCGTGGCGTGTGCGTGAAATGTTACGGTAAGAACCTCGCTACCGGTTACACTGCACAGCGTGGTGATGCGGTAGGTATCATCGCTGCACAGTCCATCGGTGAACCTGGTACACAGTTGACACTGCGTACGTTCCACGTGGGTGGTGTTGCGGGTTCCACTTCCGTTGAATCCGGCCTCCAGGCTAAATTTGACGGTACTATCCAGTTCGATGGCTTACGTACTACCACCTACGAAAACAACGAAGGTGAGAAAGTACAGGTGGTTATCGGCCGTACCGGTGAGTTGCGTATCATGGACGTGAAAAATGACCGTCTGCTGGTAACCAACAACATTCCTTATGGTTCCACCCTGCTGGTGAAAGACGGACAGAAAGTAGCGAAAGGCGACCAGATTTGTACCTGGGACCCATTCAACGCCGTTATCGTGTCCGAAATACCGGGTAACATTCGTTTCGACAGCATCATTGAAGGTATCACCTTCCGTGAAGAAGCGGACGAACAAACCGGTCACCGCGAGAAAGTGGTTATCGAAACCAAAGACAAAAACAAGATCCCGTCTATCTATGTAGATGGTAATAAAGAGGTGAAATCTTACAACTTGCCGGTAGGTTCCCACATTGTGATCTCTGAAGGTGATCATGTGAGAGCTGGTCAGGTAATCGTAAAAATCCCTCGTATCATTGGTAAACTGCGAGACATCACCGGTGGTCTGCCACGTGTAACTGAGCTGTTTGAAGCACGTAACCCGAGCAACCCTGCCATCGTTTCTGAAATCGACGGTGTGGTAGCCTTTGGTAACATCAAACGTGGTAACCGTGAGATCATCATCGAAAGCCGTGAAGGTCAGATCAAGAAATACCTGGTGCCTTTGACCCGTCACATCCTGGTACAGGACGGTGACTTCGTGAAGGCCGGTACTTCCCTGTCTGACGGTTCTACTACTCCTGCAGACATCCTGGCCATTAAAGGTCCGTTTGCCGTACAGGAATACCTGGTAAATGAAATTCAGGAAGTATACCGTTTACAGGGTGTAAAGATCAACGACAAACACATCGAGGTGATTGTTCGTCAGATGATGCGCAAAGTAAACATCGAAGATCCCGGAGATACCCGCTTCCTCGAAGGCGATACCGAAGACAGGTTCGACTTCTTCGAAGAGAACGACATGATCTTCGATAAGAAAGTGGTAACCGAAGCCGGTGAATCCGCTGTACTGAAAGCTGGTCAGATCGTGACCCTGCGTCAGGTACGTGAGGAAAACTCTCTGCTGCGCCGCGCCGATAAGAAACTGGTAGAATTCCGTGATGCACAACCGGCTACATCCAGCCCGCTGCTCCAGGGTATTACCAAAGCGTCTCTCGGTACACGTAGCTGGATTTCCGCTGCGTCCTTCCAGGAAACCACGAAAGTACTGTCTCAGGCAGCGATCAACGGTAAGATCGACGATATGACCGGTCTGAAGGAAAATATCGTTACCGGTCACCTGATCCCTGCTGGTACAGGTCTGCGTGAATTTGAAAACATGATCGTAGGTTCCAAAGAAGAATACGACATCCTGGCATCTTCCAAAGAAGTGTTCCAGTTTGACGAAGAAGAATAA
- a CDS encoding DUF4397 domain-containing protein, with product MKKLLIVVLGWLIVMTACKKNSDSAIPVTSSSFMFFNGVPDKAYDIWLDSAKVGSKVIFGQHTPYQSMRAQLYTIYMVDTSNPRDTIRVGQINLRNKRFFSAYLGYDSANKVLAFRTLEDDLNPPAAADSMKLRVISLNYAFRSNGQAVTMDLFSQNNKFFRGLGFMQFTQYITLFGDSTYHFNFRPTDDTTAIPNKLDFPSQHGKVYTLITIGNTLSSDKFKTFTITHN from the coding sequence ATGAAAAAACTGCTTATTGTAGTATTGGGATGGCTGATAGTGATGACGGCCTGTAAGAAAAATAGTGATTCTGCCATTCCTGTGACCTCTTCCAGCTTTATGTTTTTTAATGGCGTCCCGGACAAAGCCTATGATATCTGGTTGGATAGCGCCAAAGTGGGGTCTAAGGTCATTTTTGGACAGCATACCCCTTATCAGTCTATGCGGGCGCAATTGTATACCATCTACATGGTGGACACAAGCAATCCGCGCGATACAATTCGGGTGGGGCAAATCAATCTGCGTAACAAACGTTTTTTCTCGGCTTACCTGGGATATGACTCTGCCAATAAAGTGCTTGCATTCCGTACCCTGGAAGACGACCTGAACCCTCCGGCGGCGGCAGACAGTATGAAACTCCGGGTGATAAGCCTCAATTACGCCTTCCGGTCTAACGGGCAGGCCGTTACGATGGACCTGTTTTCCCAAAACAACAAGTTCTTCAGGGGGCTTGGATTTATGCAGTTCACCCAGTACATCACACTGTTTGGGGACAGTACCTATCATTTTAATTTCCGGCCAACTGATGACACCACTGCTATTCCCAACAAGCTTGATTTTCCGTCACAACACGGGAAGGTCTATACGCTGATCACTATTGGCAATACGTTGAGTTCGGACAAGTTCAAGACCTTCACGATCACCCATAATTAA
- a CDS encoding OmpH family outer membrane protein codes for MRTCKQFVSKGLLAALAAGLFMACNGNKAGNNAPAATPAAGTNAPAAGFKIAYVDLDSLEAHFEYFKQKKSELEQKQQGMDNQLKAKARALQAEYQDLQRKASTLTQEQGEAAQRSLMAKQQQLEQEAQNMRAEYAQNETKFNEELQKRLDDFLKSFNADKRYSYIFSYRTGQSNILYADPAFDVTADVIKGMNEKGAEAPAAK; via the coding sequence ATGCGCACTTGTAAACAATTCGTGTCAAAAGGATTATTGGCGGCATTAGCAGCCGGTTTATTTATGGCCTGCAACGGCAACAAGGCTGGCAACAATGCGCCTGCCGCCACTCCCGCAGCAGGTACTAACGCTCCGGCAGCGGGTTTCAAAATTGCTTACGTAGACCTGGATTCTCTGGAAGCGCATTTTGAATATTTCAAACAAAAGAAGTCCGAACTGGAGCAGAAGCAACAGGGTATGGACAACCAGCTGAAAGCCAAGGCCAGGGCTTTGCAGGCAGAATATCAGGACTTGCAGCGCAAGGCTTCCACGCTCACACAGGAGCAGGGTGAGGCCGCACAACGCTCCCTGATGGCCAAACAACAACAACTGGAGCAGGAAGCACAGAACATGCGTGCGGAATATGCCCAGAACGAAACCAAATTCAACGAAGAGCTGCAGAAGCGACTGGACGATTTCCTGAAATCCTTCAATGCTGACAAACGCTATTCTTATATCTTCTCTTACCGTACCGGTCAGAGCAACATTTTGTATGCGGACCCTGCATTCGACGTGACTGCTGATGTGATCAAAGGCATGAATGAGAAAGGCGCTGAAGCACCCGCTGCCAAATAA
- a CDS encoding APC family permease: MDINQNNSFKPTLGLLDATMIVAGSMIGSGIFIVTAEIARSVGGAGWVTAMWVLAGVVTLIAALSYGELSGMFPKAGGQYVYLREAYNPFIAFLFGWTQFGVIQTGTIAAVAVAFAKFTAYLIPGFSEKNILLSFNAELKPIFQISAAQLVAIVSIILLTYINTRGVKHGKVIQTVFTLAKLLSLFGLIVFGLLLGAKAEIWNANWQDPWNHFSMEAVNGDTIIKSLSGLAFFGAIAVSMKGSLFSSDAWNNVTFIAAEIKNPAKNIGRSLFLGTLIVTIIYVSCNLMYLAVLPLHDIAFAANDRVGVAAAEKIFGGIGSGIIAVMIMISTFGCNNGLILSGARIYYTMAQDGLFFRKAGELNKNAVPARGLWIQCFWASLLCLTGRYNDLLALVIFGVLIFYVLTILGIFILRKKRPELERPYKAIGYPVLPMIYVIVALSLAALLLIFETNYTLPGLGIILLGIPLYFLAMRSKGKALS, encoded by the coding sequence ATGGACATCAACCAAAACAATTCATTTAAGCCTACGCTTGGCTTATTAGACGCCACCATGATAGTAGCCGGTTCCATGATAGGTTCCGGTATTTTTATTGTTACTGCAGAAATAGCCCGTAGTGTGGGCGGCGCCGGATGGGTTACCGCCATGTGGGTATTAGCGGGCGTGGTTACGCTTATTGCGGCACTCAGTTACGGTGAGTTATCCGGCATGTTTCCCAAAGCAGGCGGACAATACGTATACCTGCGGGAGGCTTACAATCCTTTCATCGCCTTTTTATTTGGATGGACGCAGTTCGGTGTTATCCAGACCGGCACCATCGCCGCTGTGGCTGTGGCTTTCGCCAAGTTTACCGCTTACCTGATACCGGGATTCAGCGAGAAAAATATTCTCTTGTCATTCAATGCGGAGCTAAAGCCCATATTCCAGATATCGGCTGCGCAGCTGGTGGCGATCGTTTCCATCATCCTGCTCACGTATATCAATACACGTGGCGTAAAACACGGCAAAGTGATACAGACCGTGTTTACATTGGCCAAACTCTTGTCCCTCTTTGGTTTGATCGTTTTTGGCCTGTTGCTGGGCGCTAAAGCAGAGATCTGGAATGCTAACTGGCAGGACCCGTGGAACCATTTTTCCATGGAGGCCGTAAATGGGGACACTATCATCAAGTCCTTGTCAGGGTTGGCTTTCTTTGGTGCTATCGCCGTATCCATGAAAGGGTCTTTGTTTTCCAGCGATGCGTGGAACAACGTGACCTTTATTGCCGCTGAGATTAAGAACCCCGCCAAAAATATTGGCCGTTCGTTGTTTCTGGGCACCCTGATCGTGACTATTATTTATGTAAGCTGCAACCTGATGTACCTGGCGGTATTGCCGCTGCATGACATCGCTTTCGCCGCCAATGACAGGGTAGGCGTAGCAGCGGCTGAAAAGATCTTTGGCGGCATTGGTTCCGGTATTATCGCCGTGATGATCATGATTTCCACTTTCGGCTGCAATAACGGGCTGATCCTGTCCGGCGCCCGTATATATTATACGATGGCGCAGGATGGACTGTTTTTCCGCAAAGCCGGAGAGCTGAACAAAAACGCTGTGCCCGCCCGCGGGTTGTGGATACAGTGCTTCTGGGCATCGTTGCTGTGCCTTACCGGCCGCTACAACGACTTGCTGGCGTTGGTGATATTCGGGGTGCTGATCTTTTATGTGCTGACCATTCTGGGCATTTTTATCCTGAGAAAGAAGCGTCCTGAACTGGAAAGGCCTTATAAAGCCATCGGTTATCCGGTGCTGCCGATGATATATGTAATAGTGGCGCTTTCACTGGCGGCACTGCTGCTGATTTTCGAAACTAACTACACTTTGCCTGGTCTGGGGATTATTTTATTGGGTATTCCCCTGTATTTTCTGGCCATGAGAAGCAAGGGAAAAGCGCTCTCCTAG